The proteins below are encoded in one region of Gemmatimonadota bacterium:
- a CDS encoding ATP-binding domain-containing protein, producing MCCSSPATRSRASPTATCSPSARSSSETTSQHSRGGEGGEGRDRFFAMSAWKQGFGGAQEWKDLSTMDFRYRVRHAQVWHSYAITVHSAQGSEWDHVLIAQDGNRDRKWLYTAITRAKAHDLGGDGRWTKWPVRQVFDKLYQVVLEHRGCEEPEIGRHAVSSGGPGGRRPRE from the coding sequence ATGTGCTGTTCAAGTCCAGCCACAAGGAGCAGGGCATCGCCAACGGCGACGTGTTCACCGTCTGCGAGGTCATCGAGCGAGACCACCTCCCAACACAGTAGGGGGGGCGAGGGCGGCGAGGGCCGCGACCGTTTCTTCGCCATGTCGGCCTGGAAGCAGGGCTTCGGCGGGGCGCAGGAGTGGAAAGACCTCTCCACCATGGACTTCCGGTACCGCGTCCGGCACGCGCAGGTGTGGCACTCGTACGCCATCACCGTGCACTCGGCGCAGGGCTCGGAATGGGACCACGTCCTGATCGCTCAGGACGGGAACCGCGACCGTAAGTGGCTCTACACCGCTATCACTCGCGCAAAGGCGCATGATCTTGGCGGGGACGGACGATGGACGAAGTGGCCAGTGCGCCAGGTTTTTGACAAGCTATACCAGGTGGTTTTGGAACATAGAGGGTGCGAGGAGCCGGAAATTGGACGGCATGCAGTCTCATCGGGCGGCCCAGGAGGACGCAGACCGCGCGAATAG
- a CDS encoding DUF2786 domain-containing protein has product MSDKILDRIQKILDRANHPGTPQGERDSALAMADNLMKVHQIEEAALRARNVARGIGEAKRHEVTDEEIEWVDSFDEFLPTHRNVAALLANLAGVEIVFKSSYFKSTIHVVGYPDAIGYFKMLWTGTYLVFSAQLFPKWNRNASAGENIRAFVEAGYKWDYVWHQARKENQPFTRTSKGETVEVACPPADNGWMKRQLAKAYAATGEEKPKLTHGVKNYRNSYAEGFYTSLRDRVMEMMVQRRRLEAQAEGGAQMVLARDVDAVQKRFNELFPPSTLSYGKAERQGGNHAGAAARGRTAAATADLTGGRGGVTGGARRSIG; this is encoded by the coding sequence ATGAGCGACAAGATCCTCGACCGTATCCAGAAGATCCTCGACCGCGCCAACCACCCCGGCACGCCGCAAGGCGAGCGGGACTCGGCGCTGGCCATGGCCGACAACCTCATGAAGGTGCACCAGATCGAAGAGGCCGCGCTGCGGGCTCGGAACGTCGCCCGGGGGATCGGCGAGGCGAAGCGCCACGAGGTCACCGATGAGGAGATCGAGTGGGTGGACTCGTTCGACGAGTTCCTGCCGACCCACCGCAACGTCGCCGCGCTGCTGGCCAACCTGGCCGGCGTGGAGATCGTCTTCAAGTCCAGCTACTTCAAGAGCACCATCCACGTCGTCGGGTACCCGGACGCCATCGGCTACTTCAAGATGCTGTGGACCGGGACCTACCTCGTGTTCAGCGCACAGCTGTTCCCCAAGTGGAACCGGAACGCATCGGCGGGCGAGAACATCCGGGCGTTCGTGGAGGCCGGTTACAAGTGGGACTACGTGTGGCACCAGGCCCGCAAGGAGAACCAGCCGTTCACCCGTACCTCCAAGGGCGAGACGGTCGAGGTGGCCTGCCCGCCCGCGGACAACGGCTGGATGAAGCGCCAGCTTGCCAAGGCGTACGCCGCCACCGGCGAGGAGAAGCCCAAGCTGACGCACGGGGTGAAGAACTACCGGAACAGCTACGCCGAGGGGTTCTACACCTCCCTGCGGGACCGGGTCATGGAGATGATGGTCCAGCGCCGTCGCCTGGAGGCGCAGGCCGAGGGTGGCGCCCAGATGGTCCTGGCTCGGGACGTGGACGCAGTGCAGAAGCGCTTCAATGAGCTGTTCCCGCCGAGCACCCTCAGCTACGGCAAGGCGGAGCGGCAGGGCGGGAACCACGCGGGCGCTGCGGCTCGCGGCCGGACCGCTGCGGCGACGGCCGACCTGACCGGGGGCCGGGGTGGCGTGACAGGTGGAGCTCGGCGGTCCATCGGATGA
- a CDS encoding AAA family ATPase produces the protein MSAVDADATNGQYAARSEIFNWYREGGDDPFFLGGYAGSGKTTLIKHLIGEARGHIAVLAPTNKAAKVLRGKGVPQAQTIHSFLYGQPVFGECECGSDNKNHDARCPARDVFPPAQRLFNAAERSWKRFRRS, from the coding sequence GTGAGCGCGGTGGACGCGGACGCGACCAACGGACAGTACGCCGCGCGGAGCGAGATCTTCAACTGGTACCGCGAGGGCGGGGATGACCCATTCTTCCTGGGCGGGTACGCAGGTTCCGGCAAGACCACTCTCATCAAGCACCTGATCGGCGAGGCCAGGGGCCACATCGCCGTCCTCGCGCCGACCAACAAGGCCGCCAAGGTCCTGCGGGGCAAGGGTGTGCCGCAGGCGCAGACCATCCACAGCTTCCTGTACGGCCAGCCGGTGTTCGGCGAGTGCGAGTGCGGGTCGGACAACAAGAACCACGATGCGAGGTGCCCGGCGCGAGATGTCTTTCCTCCAGCGCAGCGCTTGTTCAACGCCGCAGAGAGATCGTGGAAGAGGTTCCGCCGGTCCTGA